The following proteins are co-located in the Desulfovibrio intestinalis genome:
- the dapB gene encoding 4-hydroxy-tetrahydrodipicolinate reductase: MSTAIVVVGANGRMGRTISNLAETEPAFSLAGLVDSKEHVEKLAGSSCPVGDSLAAVLAKAPGAVTIDFTAPAVSLQSARTVAESGHALVIGTTGFTDAEKDELRELAKRAPIFWASNMSIGVNVLCKILPELTRALGDSYDIEMVELHHSRKKDSPSGTALTLGECLADARGWELNDVRCSARDGIIGERPKAQIGIQAIRGGDVVGVHTVYFMGPGERIEVTHHAHSRETFAQGALRAASWLAGQKPGKLYGMQDMF, encoded by the coding sequence ATGAGTACAGCCATTGTCGTAGTAGGCGCTAATGGACGCATGGGCAGAACCATCAGCAATCTGGCCGAAACAGAACCGGCTTTCAGCCTTGCGGGCCTTGTGGACAGCAAAGAGCATGTGGAAAAACTGGCCGGATCGTCATGCCCTGTGGGCGACAGTCTGGCGGCAGTGCTGGCCAAGGCTCCTGGCGCAGTGACCATTGATTTCACTGCCCCGGCTGTGAGCTTGCAGTCAGCGCGAACTGTGGCTGAAAGCGGGCATGCTCTTGTTATTGGCACAACGGGCTTTACTGATGCTGAAAAAGACGAACTGCGCGAACTGGCAAAACGCGCGCCTATTTTCTGGGCCTCCAACATGAGCATTGGCGTCAACGTGCTGTGCAAGATTTTGCCGGAACTGACGCGGGCTTTGGGCGACTCCTACGACATTGAAATGGTTGAACTGCACCACAGCCGTAAAAAAGACAGCCCCAGCGGCACGGCCCTGACCTTGGGCGAATGCCTGGCTGATGCGCGCGGTTGGGAACTCAACGACGTGCGTTGTTCTGCCCGCGACGGCATTATTGGCGAAAGGCCCAAGGCGCAAATAGGCATTCAGGCCATACGCGGCGGGGATGTGGTGGGCGTGCATACCGTCTACTTTATGGGTCCCGGCGAGCGCATTGAAGTTACGCACCACGCCCATTCGCGCGAAACCTTTGCGCAGGGCGCATTGCGGGCAGCCTCATGGCTGGCCGGACAAAAGCCGGGTAAACTCTACGGTATGCAGGACATGTTTTAA
- a CDS encoding DMT family transporter: MTSPPVKMPASIKAGEPPAAPPGATLATNETTPSSSAVRHALARAHIATLLFGVSGLFGRLCQCSASVLVCGRAGFAVAALALLGLQKGQVPWRGLKTNDMVGLVLTGVLLAAHYVTFFMGIQVGGVAVGTLGFACFPAFTTLFESIAYRERPSNRELQCLTLVTVGLVCTAPSFSLAHDGTAGLLLGVISGLAYALVTIANRRFASHLPSLQTTWWQNVVTAAFLLPFTWWQFAEVRALDWLWIACLGLICSALAYVIFIDSLVVLKARQAALIITLEPVYAIFAAWIVLGDVPGVRVILGGGLILGAVLLLNRR; this comes from the coding sequence ATGACATCCCCCCCGGTTAAAATGCCCGCCTCCATAAAGGCTGGGGAGCCCCCGGCCGCCCCGCCAGGTGCAACGCTTGCCACAAACGAAACCACGCCGTCTTCCAGCGCGGTGCGGCATGCGCTGGCCCGTGCCCATATTGCCACACTGCTCTTTGGCGTATCCGGTCTTTTTGGCAGATTGTGCCAATGTTCTGCCTCGGTACTGGTGTGTGGCAGAGCTGGTTTTGCGGTGGCGGCCCTTGCCCTGCTGGGTCTGCAAAAAGGGCAGGTTCCGTGGCGTGGACTGAAAACCAACGACATGGTCGGCCTTGTACTGACTGGTGTTTTGCTTGCCGCCCACTATGTGACGTTTTTTATGGGCATACAGGTGGGCGGCGTGGCGGTTGGAACCTTGGGCTTTGCCTGCTTTCCCGCCTTTACCACACTTTTTGAATCCATTGCATACAGAGAACGCCCCAGCAACAGGGAACTGCAATGTCTGACCCTGGTTACCGTGGGCCTTGTGTGTACCGCACCGTCCTTTTCCCTTGCGCACGACGGCACGGCGGGCCTTTTGCTCGGGGTTATATCCGGCCTTGCCTACGCCCTGGTAACTATTGCAAACCGGCGCTTTGCCAGCCATCTTCCCAGCTTGCAGACCACATGGTGGCAAAATGTAGTCACTGCAGCCTTTCTTTTACCATTCACCTGGTGGCAGTTTGCCGAAGTACGGGCGCTTGACTGGCTGTGGATCGCCTGCCTGGGGCTCATCTGCTCTGCCCTGGCCTATGTTATCTTTATTGACAGCCTAGTGGTGCTCAAGGCACGGCAAGCGGCTCTGATAATCACGCTGGAGCCTGTGTACGCCATTTTTGCAGCGTGGATTGTGCTTGGAGATGTGCCCGGCGTGCGCGTGATACTCGGTGGCGGGCTTATTCTTGGCGCAGTTCTTTTGCTGAACAGACGGTGA
- a CDS encoding YkgJ family cysteine cluster protein: MPAASDKVFNCRMCGHCCEGSGGIVVSPTDLTRLAAHLGHAPETVVELYCYHVGDKLKIRSGDDGYCVFFKQGQGCGVHEGKPAICRAWPFFRGNIEDPASLAMAKEFCPGINLEARHADFAQAGRSYLRQKGLLAKDSSCEANALILK; this comes from the coding sequence ATGCCTGCTGCATCAGATAAGGTTTTTAACTGCCGCATGTGCGGTCATTGCTGCGAAGGCAGCGGCGGAATTGTGGTCAGCCCCACCGACCTCACGCGGCTGGCCGCGCATCTGGGCCATGCCCCGGAAACAGTCGTTGAGCTCTACTGCTACCATGTGGGTGACAAACTGAAAATCCGCAGCGGTGATGACGGGTATTGCGTTTTTTTCAAACAGGGACAAGGCTGCGGCGTACACGAAGGCAAACCTGCCATATGCCGGGCCTGGCCATTTTTTCGCGGAAATATTGAAGATCCCGCAAGCCTGGCTATGGCCAAAGAATTCTGCCCCGGCATAAACCTTGAAGCCCGGCATGCAGATTTTGCCCAGGCAGGCCGCAGCTACCTGCGCCAAAAGGGGCTGCTGGCCAAAGACAGCAGCTGCGAAGCCAACGCCCTGATTCTCAAATAA
- the cycA gene encoding D-serine/D-alanine/glycine transporter translates to MSETPTPPVGQEESHTLKRGLSQRHIQLIAIGGAIGTGLFMGSGKTISLAGPSIIFVYAIIGAFLYLVMRAMGELLLSNLKYKSFTDMAEDIVGPWAGFFVGWTYWFCWIVTGTADVIAIASYFHFWFPSLSVWIPSILFVLLIMALNLVSVNLFGEMEFWFASIKIVAIMAIILAGAVMVTTGFTSSVSGHAAAVSNLWEYGGWFPKGAFGFFAGFQIAMFAFVGIELIGTTAAEAKDPEVNLPKAINTIPFRIVFFYVFALVAIMCITPWTEIDPETSPFVHTFVAVGIPAAASIVNFVVLTSAASSANSGIYSTSRMLYGLSLVGVAPKAFGRLSSHRVPANGLLFSCLCLLLGASMLIIMPTIMAAFTVMTTISSVCFIFVWSMILYSYVVYRKRHPERHEASKFKLPGGVLSCWLCWIFFAVVLVLLTFEADTRMAMFTTPIWFLILGIGYYLSHKNHVAKR, encoded by the coding sequence ATGAGCGAAACCCCCACACCCCCCGTGGGCCAGGAAGAATCACACACTCTTAAGCGTGGATTAAGTCAAAGGCACATTCAGCTCATAGCCATTGGCGGCGCCATTGGTACGGGTTTGTTCATGGGATCTGGCAAAACCATCAGCCTGGCCGGTCCCTCCATCATTTTCGTTTATGCCATCATCGGGGCATTCCTGTACCTGGTTATGCGTGCCATGGGCGAACTGCTTCTCTCTAACCTGAAATACAAATCCTTTACCGACATGGCCGAAGATATCGTCGGCCCCTGGGCGGGATTTTTTGTTGGCTGGACGTATTGGTTCTGCTGGATTGTCACAGGCACGGCGGACGTTATCGCCATTGCCTCGTACTTTCATTTCTGGTTCCCGTCGCTATCCGTCTGGATTCCGTCCATTCTATTCGTTTTGCTGATTATGGCCCTTAACCTCGTTTCGGTGAACCTGTTCGGCGAAATGGAGTTCTGGTTTGCCTCCATCAAAATTGTCGCCATTATGGCTATCATTCTTGCTGGGGCCGTAATGGTGACCACAGGCTTTACCTCATCGGTATCAGGGCATGCAGCAGCAGTGTCCAACTTATGGGAGTATGGAGGATGGTTCCCCAAGGGGGCCTTCGGCTTCTTTGCGGGCTTTCAGATAGCAATGTTTGCATTCGTGGGCATTGAGCTTATCGGCACCACAGCCGCGGAAGCCAAAGACCCTGAAGTCAACCTGCCCAAGGCGATCAACACGATTCCTTTCCGTATCGTTTTCTTTTACGTGTTCGCTCTTGTGGCGATCATGTGCATTACGCCGTGGACAGAAATTGACCCGGAAACAAGCCCCTTCGTGCACACGTTTGTGGCCGTGGGTATTCCGGCGGCAGCCAGTATTGTTAACTTTGTCGTACTGACCTCGGCGGCATCCTCCGCCAACAGTGGCATCTATTCCACAAGCCGCATGCTGTACGGTCTTTCACTGGTGGGCGTTGCCCCCAAAGCCTTTGGCCGGCTCTCTTCACACCGGGTGCCCGCCAACGGTTTGCTGTTCTCCTGCCTCTGCCTGCTGCTTGGCGCATCCATGCTCATTATCATGCCCACCATTATGGCGGCCTTCACCGTCATGACGACCATTTCATCGGTCTGCTTCATATTCGTGTGGTCCATGATACTGTACTCGTATGTGGTTTACCGCAAGCGTCACCCAGAACGGCATGAAGCTTCAAAGTTCAAGCTGCCCGGCGGCGTTTTGTCCTGCTGGCTTTGCTGGATATTCTTTGCGGTAGTGCTTGTCCTGCTGACATTTGAGGCAGACACGCGCATGGCCATGTTCACTACCCCCATATGGTTCCTGATTCTTGGCATTGGCTACTACCTGAGCCACAAGAATCATGTGGCCAAGCGCTAG
- the panD gene encoding aspartate 1-decarboxylase, whose translation MLKILRAKLHGIRVTQCALDYHGSITLDPEVCKLAGIMPLEFVYIWNKNSGQRISTYVIYGEAGSRCCILNGAAARTCQIGDEVIIGAFEYVAGPQDISQKEPVVLTFDAHNNIEERLRYVVKQDDEDTTFSIVSDPL comes from the coding sequence ATGTTGAAGATTCTACGAGCGAAATTACACGGTATTCGGGTGACCCAGTGTGCGCTTGATTATCACGGCTCCATCACCCTTGATCCTGAAGTATGCAAACTGGCGGGCATTATGCCGCTGGAATTCGTGTACATATGGAATAAAAATAGCGGGCAGCGCATTTCCACCTATGTAATTTACGGCGAGGCCGGATCACGCTGCTGCATACTTAACGGCGCAGCGGCCCGCACCTGCCAGATCGGCGACGAGGTTATCATTGGCGCGTTTGAATATGTGGCCGGGCCTCAGGACATCAGTCAGAAGGAGCCTGTGGTGCTTACCTTTGACGCCCACAACAATATTGAAGAACGCTTGCGCTATGTAGTAAAGCAGGACGACGAAGACACGACGTTCAGTATTGTGTCTGATCCGCTATAA
- a CDS encoding CoA-binding protein codes for MQDHKELRSQLEQARRIAIVGAKDKPGQAVDRVGRYLMDVGYEIYPVHPVRKTVWGLTAYPDLASLPCPVDIVNLFRAPQYCPDHAREVLALPWKPTIFWMQLGIQSPEARVLLFPTGITVIEDACIMVDHAHLLPNAAKTQG; via the coding sequence ATGCAGGATCACAAAGAATTGCGCAGTCAGCTTGAGCAAGCGCGCCGCATTGCCATAGTGGGAGCCAAGGACAAACCCGGCCAGGCCGTGGACCGCGTGGGCCGCTATCTGATGGACGTGGGCTACGAAATTTACCCCGTACACCCGGTGCGCAAGACCGTCTGGGGACTCACGGCCTATCCTGATCTGGCGTCCCTGCCCTGTCCTGTTGATATTGTGAATCTTTTCCGCGCACCTCAATACTGCCCGGACCACGCCCGCGAAGTGCTGGCTTTGCCGTGGAAGCCCACGATCTTCTGGATGCAACTGGGCATCCAGTCGCCCGAAGCCCGCGTTCTGTTGTTTCCCACAGGCATCACTGTGATTGAAGACGCCTGTATTATGGTCGATCACGCCCATTTACTGCCCAACGCTGCCAAGACTCAAGGATAA
- a CDS encoding J domain-containing protein, with protein MRRRTRQISLRECYSVLKLEKDADLAAVKRAYRKLAFELHPDLNPGNAEASREFQLLNEAYVALTGILKHEDEIKKRADARQGAHKAKKESKDEKGAKNAENARPEQQAESTSQQQPTSDDTAKETQREEAGKKAGAAAGTRSEKTQAAQGEATAGAQAEAKAGARADAAGAAYAEQDVLRDLLNDPFARRVFEDIYSELNKQQAEKPQQQEPRPQTAESAPQSRAKPKPPPKEKKNTTLHKDNLAWGTSKWSSDMTRNVTGMVKDWLRRQIDEEQSLTMPATNLLPGCRVRLQIRQGLQAELKTVEITLPPDFTVGKPIRLRGLGKRVGPWQGDLYLTLYTE; from the coding sequence ATGCGACGCCGTACCCGCCAGATATCGCTCAGAGAATGCTATAGTGTTCTCAAGCTGGAAAAAGATGCAGACCTTGCTGCTGTCAAAAGGGCTTACCGCAAGCTCGCCTTTGAACTGCACCCGGACCTGAACCCCGGCAACGCTGAAGCCAGCCGCGAGTTTCAGCTGCTCAACGAGGCATATGTCGCCCTTACTGGCATCCTCAAGCATGAGGATGAAATCAAAAAAAGGGCTGACGCCCGACAGGGTGCTCACAAGGCAAAAAAAGAAAGCAAAGACGAAAAGGGCGCGAAAAACGCTGAAAACGCCCGGCCTGAACAGCAGGCCGAGAGCACGTCGCAGCAACAGCCTACCAGCGACGACACTGCAAAAGAAACGCAGCGCGAAGAAGCAGGAAAAAAGGCTGGCGCTGCGGCAGGCACAAGGTCAGAAAAAACCCAGGCAGCTCAAGGCGAAGCCACTGCCGGCGCGCAGGCCGAGGCCAAAGCGGGCGCCCGTGCCGATGCGGCGGGTGCTGCCTATGCCGAACAGGACGTTCTGCGCGATCTGCTCAATGACCCCTTTGCCCGCCGGGTATTTGAAGATATTTATAGTGAACTGAACAAGCAGCAGGCAGAAAAGCCGCAACAACAGGAACCCCGCCCGCAAACGGCGGAGTCTGCCCCCCAAAGCCGCGCAAAGCCCAAGCCGCCGCCAAAGGAAAAGAAAAACACTACCCTGCACAAGGACAACCTGGCCTGGGGCACCTCCAAATGGTCTTCAGATATGACGCGCAACGTCACTGGCATGGTCAAGGATTGGCTGCGCCGCCAGATTGATGAGGAGCAAAGCCTCACCATGCCTGCTACCAACCTGCTGCCGGGTTGCCGGGTGCGCCTTCAGATTCGCCAAGGCCTGCAAGCTGAACTCAAAACAGTTGAAATAACCCTGCCGCCCGACTTTACCGTGGGCAAGCCCATACGCCTTCGCGGTCTGGGCAAACGTGTTGGCCCTTGGCAGGGTGATCTTTATCTGACACTGTATACCGAGTAA
- the ligA gene encoding NAD-dependent DNA ligase LigA encodes MSQQNKNQGGQAQFSLFSAGPSGPSAKDRQRVQQLTAELEHHNYLYHTLDKPEISDDQFDALFHELQALEDRWPELRSAHSPTLRVGGKLIDGLAKKAHSLQMYGLDNVFSAEQWQDFADRIRRAWDADLNGPLPEGFWCDPKLDGLALEIVYVDGTMQEALTRGDGEVGEVVTEAVRTIRTVPLRLAGPGPFPARLEVRGEVVMYKKDFAALNEKQEALGLKTFANPRNAAAGTLRQLDISITASRPLRFLAYSLGEAQWPPAPVCKLQSEVMARLKEYGFLTPPDGKLCNSVQAVEDYAQWVREHRPQFRMEIDGAVAKLDNLEAQQALGFTARAPRFAVAFKFPAEQAQTLLQGIEIQVGRTGVLTPVAVLEPIAVGGVMVSRATLHNEDEIRNRDVRVGDTVMVRRAGDVIPEVVGPVLDKRPADAEEYIFPHNCPVCHQPAYREEGEAAWRCENMACPAIRLRAISHFVSKAGLDISGVGQKWIEQLVNSGRVQSPVDLFTLTIEELLGFERMGEVLAQKFVDALDGAKHTATLPRLISALGIRHVGEQTARTLAAHFHNLDELEKADGETLQSLPDVGPEVASSIRNFFDSPANREQLDRFKGLGLWPQGGKGALAGANGEAAQGEGAVPSGPLSGKTILFTGTLSMARGQAEKLAEAAGATPLGGVSKKLNYLVAGEKAGSKLEKAQKLGVTVLDETEFMSMLHEAGVASE; translated from the coding sequence ATGTCACAGCAAAATAAAAATCAGGGAGGGCAGGCCCAGTTCAGCCTTTTTTCCGCTGGCCCTTCCGGCCCGTCGGCCAAAGACCGCCAGCGTGTGCAGCAGCTCACGGCAGAGCTTGAGCACCATAATTACCTCTATCATACCCTGGACAAGCCCGAGATCAGCGACGACCAGTTTGACGCCCTGTTCCACGAACTGCAGGCTTTGGAAGACCGTTGGCCGGAACTGCGCTCGGCCCATTCGCCCACGCTGCGTGTGGGCGGCAAGCTGATCGACGGACTGGCCAAGAAGGCGCACAGCCTTCAGATGTATGGCCTGGACAACGTCTTTTCGGCAGAGCAGTGGCAGGATTTTGCCGACCGTATACGCCGTGCCTGGGATGCGGATCTCAACGGCCCCCTACCGGAAGGCTTTTGGTGTGATCCCAAGCTGGACGGGCTGGCTCTGGAAATCGTCTACGTTGACGGCACAATGCAGGAAGCCCTTACGCGGGGCGACGGCGAAGTTGGCGAAGTTGTCACCGAGGCGGTGCGTACTATCCGCACCGTGCCTTTGCGCCTTGCCGGGCCTGGGCCTTTTCCCGCCCGGCTGGAGGTGCGCGGCGAGGTTGTCATGTACAAAAAGGACTTTGCCGCCCTTAATGAAAAACAGGAAGCGCTGGGGCTGAAAACCTTTGCCAACCCGCGCAATGCAGCAGCCGGAACCCTGCGGCAGCTTGATATATCCATTACGGCTTCACGCCCTCTGCGCTTTCTGGCTTACAGTCTTGGCGAGGCGCAATGGCCGCCAGCCCCCGTCTGCAAGCTGCAATCAGAGGTTATGGCGCGGTTGAAGGAATACGGCTTTCTTACGCCGCCTGACGGCAAGCTGTGCAACAGTGTGCAGGCTGTGGAAGACTATGCCCAGTGGGTCAGGGAGCATCGGCCCCAGTTTCGTATGGAAATTGACGGGGCCGTCGCCAAACTGGACAATCTTGAAGCCCAGCAGGCGCTCGGTTTCACGGCGCGTGCTCCCCGGTTTGCCGTGGCCTTCAAGTTTCCTGCCGAGCAGGCGCAAACCCTGTTGCAGGGTATTGAAATCCAGGTGGGGCGCACTGGCGTGCTGACTCCTGTGGCAGTGCTTGAGCCCATTGCCGTTGGTGGCGTTATGGTCTCCCGGGCGACGCTGCACAATGAAGACGAGATTCGCAACCGTGATGTGCGCGTGGGCGATACTGTCATGGTGCGCCGCGCTGGCGATGTTATTCCTGAAGTGGTGGGGCCAGTGCTGGACAAGCGCCCGGCTGATGCCGAGGAATACATTTTTCCGCATAATTGTCCGGTGTGCCATCAGCCTGCCTACCGCGAAGAAGGTGAAGCTGCATGGCGCTGCGAAAATATGGCCTGTCCCGCCATTCGGTTACGGGCCATCAGCCATTTTGTTTCCAAGGCCGGGCTTGATATTTCCGGCGTGGGCCAGAAATGGATAGAGCAATTGGTCAACAGCGGGCGTGTGCAGTCTCCGGTGGATCTTTTCACCCTGACGATTGAGGAATTGCTGGGTTTTGAGCGCATGGGCGAAGTGCTGGCGCAAAAATTTGTGGACGCGCTTGACGGGGCCAAACATACAGCCACCTTGCCGCGCCTGATCAGTGCGCTGGGTATCCGTCATGTGGGGGAGCAGACCGCACGCACGCTGGCCGCGCATTTTCATAATCTGGATGAACTTGAAAAGGCCGATGGCGAAACCTTGCAAAGCCTGCCTGATGTGGGGCCGGAGGTGGCGTCATCCATACGCAATTTCTTTGACAGCCCGGCCAACAGAGAGCAGCTTGATCGCTTCAAGGGCCTTGGCCTGTGGCCGCAGGGCGGCAAGGGTGCGTTGGCTGGAGCGAATGGAGAAGCCGCACAGGGCGAAGGCGCTGTTCCTTCAGGCCCCTTATCCGGCAAAACCATTCTTTTTACCGGAACCCTGAGCATGGCGCGCGGTCAGGCCGAAAAGCTGGCAGAGGCTGCCGGGGCTACGCCCCTTGGCGGTGTGAGCAAAAAGCTCAACTACCTCGTGGCTGGCGAAAAAGCGGGCAGCAAGCTTGAAAAGGCGCAAAAATTGGGCGTAACCGTGCTCGATGAAACAGAATTTATGAGCATGTTGCACGAGGCCGGAGTGGCCTCGGAATAA